The Palleronia sp. THAF1 genome contains the following window.
CCGCGATGCGCTCGACGGTGGGGGGATGCAGGCCATAGCCCTGATCACCCATTAACGCTTCGCCCGAAATTTTCAGAAGAACGCGATCGTAGCGCTTGGTTCCGTGTGCATCCGCCATGTCATGCCCCGCTTTGACCTTGCGGCGGTATGTGCGCCAAAAGGCGCGTCGGGGCAACTGTCGGGATCGACGAAATGGATATGAAGGCGGCAATTCGAGACGCCGGGCGCGACAGGCCGGTACTGATCGCCGGACCGACGGCCAGCGGCAAGTCCGCGCTGGCGCTGGCCATAGCCGAGGCGCATGGCGGGGTGATCGTGAATGCCGACGCGCTGCAGGTCTACGCGCGCTGGCGGGTGCTGACGGCCCGCCCTTCGGACGACGAACTGGCGCACGCGCCGCATCGGCTCTACGGGCACGTCGGCGCAAACGACGCCTATTCCGCCGGGCATTGGCTGCGTGAAGTAGCGCCGCTGCTGGATGGTTCCGAGCGTCCCATCATCGTCGGCGGCACGGGGCTGTATTTCACCGCGCTTACGGAAGGATTGGCGGAAATCCCCCCGACCCCCAATGAAGTCAGAGCCGAGGGAGATGCGCTGGACCAGATCACCATGCTCGCCGCGCTGGATGCCCGAACACGCGCGCGGATCGACACGCAGAACCCCGCTCGCGTGCAGCGCGCATGGGAAGTGTGGCACGCCACCGGGCGGGGCTTGGCCGACTGGCAGGACGACACCGCGCCGCCGCTGTTGCCGCCCGAAGCCGCTCTGACGCTGGTGATCGACGCGCCGCCGTCCTTGCTGACACCGCGTATCGAGACCCGTTTCGACGCGATGCTGGCGTCCGGCGCGATGGAGGAAGCCCGCGCAAACGCCGCCGACTTCGACTTCAATCGACCCGCAGACCGGGCGATAGGCGCGCCGGAGTTGATCGCGTATCTGGCGGGCGACCTGACGCTGGGCGACGCACGCGAGCGGGCCGTCATCGCAACGCGCCAATATGCCAAGCGGCAGCGCACATGGTTCAGGTCACGGATGAAGGGATGGGATCGTGTCGAATTGTTAACCAAATCCAGCGATCTGCCTGAATAGTCCGAATCTTCTTGGAGAATCGCCCGAATCATCTCTAGCCTCTGGGGACACTACCGGCGCTGCCACTCCGGAGACCCAGCATGCTTGATTTTACCCGGCCCACCGCCGGTCCCAGCCTTGTATCCCTGCCGAAACTTATCGCGGGCGGGCGCTGGCGCACCGCCGCCATGCGGTCCTACAGCCAGCCAGTCCTGTACTGGTTCACGCGCGGCGAGGGGCGGATGACCGTGCAAGGCGTGTACCGCCCGTTCCACGCGTACGAAGCTATCCTGCTGCCCGCCGGGACGATGCACGGCTTCGAAGGCTCGGACGAGACGGATGGATCGCTGTTGTTCTTGCCATCAGACGTGATCGAGAGCCTGCCGGAAGACATGGTGACGCTGCACATCGACGCCTCAGAGGCCCGTGACGATCTGAACGCCCGGATCGAGGATATCCGCACCGAATTGACGCGCGGCACCAAGCGGTCAGAACGCGCGCTGGGCTTCCACCTTGGCCTGCTGGCCGTCTGGCTGGAACGGCAAGCACAATACCGAATAGACGAGGTCCGCGATCCCCGCGCGCACGAAACGCTAGCGGAAGCCTATACCTCATTACTGGAACGCTACTTCCGCGACGGGCACACCGTGGCGGACTTCGCGCGCGCACTCGGCGTGACACCCGCTCATCTGAGCCGGGCCTGCCGCAAGGCCTCCGGGCGTCCGGCGTCCGCTTTCCTGAAGGACCGCGTGAACTTCGAAGCGCGGCGCTTGCTGGCAGAGACGCGGATGCCCATCTCAGAGGTCGCCGCGACGCTTGGCTTTACGTCGCACGCCTATTTCACCCGTGCGTTTCAGTCCCTCAATGGCCAGACACCCTCGGCCTTCCGCCGGTCTGCTTAATCCCGATCACTGCGTCACAAGAATGTCGGAAACAGGCACGTGATGTCGCATTTGGATCACTTTTGTGCGTGTCGCGGTTGACGGGCCTGTCCACATCGTGCGCATAATTCACGTGCCGCGACCAATGATTGCGTCGCCCAAGGGCCGACCGCAGCCATAAGAAGTCGTAACAGGACAATCAGGGAGAGACCTATGAGCCATTCCACCGACCGGATCCATCCGGCCGCAAAGATGCACGCCACCGAATATCAGGCCGGCAAGATCAGCCGCCGTGAGTTCCTGACCCGCGCTACCGCGCTGGGCGTCAGCGCAACCGCGGCCTATGGCCTGATCGGTGCCGCCGCCCCCGCCCACGCAGAGCAGCACACCATGGATGGCGGCACCCTGCGCATCCAGATGGAAGTGCGCGCGCTGAAAGACCCGCGCGTGACCGACTGGCCGCAGATCGCCAACATCTACCGCGGCTGGCTTGAATACCTGACCGAATACCAGGCCGACGGCACCATCCGCCCGATGCTGCTGGAAAGCTACGAGGTTTCCGACGACGCCACGACGTACACGCTGAAACTGCGTGAGGGCATCACCTGGAACAACGGCGACGCTTTCACCGCCGAGCATGTGGCACACAACTTCCGCCGCTGGTGCGAGAAGGGCGTCGAAGGCAATTCGATGGCGTCCCGCATGGGCGATATGGTCGATCCCGACAGCGGTACGATCAAGGAAGGCATTCTTGATGTGCAGGACGACCTGACGCTCGTCATCAACCTGACCTCTCCCGACATCGCGCTCATGGCCTCGGTCTCGGATTACCCCGGTGCGC
Protein-coding sequences here:
- a CDS encoding helix-turn-helix domain-containing protein, with the translated sequence MLDFTRPTAGPSLVSLPKLIAGGRWRTAAMRSYSQPVLYWFTRGEGRMTVQGVYRPFHAYEAILLPAGTMHGFEGSDETDGSLLFLPSDVIESLPEDMVTLHIDASEARDDLNARIEDIRTELTRGTKRSERALGFHLGLLAVWLERQAQYRIDEVRDPRAHETLAEAYTSLLERYFRDGHTVADFARALGVTPAHLSRACRKASGRPASAFLKDRVNFEARRLLAETRMPISEVAATLGFTSHAYFTRAFQSLNGQTPSAFRRSA
- the miaA gene encoding tRNA (adenosine(37)-N6)-dimethylallyltransferase MiaA, translating into MDMKAAIRDAGRDRPVLIAGPTASGKSALALAIAEAHGGVIVNADALQVYARWRVLTARPSDDELAHAPHRLYGHVGANDAYSAGHWLREVAPLLDGSERPIIVGGTGLYFTALTEGLAEIPPTPNEVRAEGDALDQITMLAALDARTRARIDTQNPARVQRAWEVWHATGRGLADWQDDTAPPLLPPEAALTLVIDAPPSLLTPRIETRFDAMLASGAMEEARANAADFDFNRPADRAIGAPELIAYLAGDLTLGDARERAVIATRQYAKRQRTWFRSRMKGWDRVELLTKSSDLPE